A single Methylobacterium sp. 17Sr1-1 DNA region contains:
- a CDS encoding response regulator transcription factor, protein MDVLVVDDHPIVLQGCRRVLEDAGVGTVHEATGIAAGYRRFRRHRPDLVVADLTFQGASLSGLALIRRIRAVAPDTRILVFSMHDDPEIAVRALESGAAGYVLKDTASSELHLAFERVRDGGTYVAPSLAAEVDRLRREAPAAPPLTPRERQILARLGAGRSHGAIAEELGLSYKTIANACTQLRRKLGARTLADLIRIALREAGRNP, encoded by the coding sequence ATGGACGTGCTCGTCGTCGACGACCACCCGATCGTGCTGCAGGGCTGCCGCCGGGTGCTGGAGGATGCCGGTGTCGGGACCGTGCACGAGGCCACCGGCATCGCCGCGGGCTACCGCCGCTTTCGCCGGCACCGGCCCGACCTCGTGGTCGCCGACCTGACCTTCCAGGGCGCCTCGCTCAGCGGCCTGGCGCTGATCCGCCGGATCCGGGCGGTGGCTCCTGACACCCGCATCCTGGTCTTCAGCATGCACGACGACCCGGAGATCGCGGTCCGCGCCCTGGAGAGCGGGGCGGCCGGCTACGTGCTGAAGGACACCGCCTCGTCGGAGCTGCACCTCGCCTTCGAGCGCGTGCGGGACGGCGGCACCTACGTCGCGCCGTCGCTTGCCGCCGAGGTCGACCGCCTGCGGCGCGAGGCGCCGGCCGCCCCTCCCCTCACCCCGCGCGAGCGGCAAATCCTGGCCCGCCTCGGCGCCGGGCGCTCGCACGGGGCGATCGCCGAGGAACTGGGGCTCAGCTACAAGACCATCGCCAATGCCTGCACGCAGCTGCGCCGCAAGCTCGGCGCCCGCACCCTCGCCGACCTGATCCGCATCGCCCTGCGCGAGGCGGGGCGGAACCCCTGA
- a CDS encoding septal ring lytic transglycosylase RlpA family protein: protein MVSKAKLAILGLAAAGAVGVTLQASTPAEAQSGRASWYGPGFQGRRTANGERFNTHAFTAAHRRLPFGTRVRVTNTSNGRSVVVRINDRGPFVGGRVIDLSQASARAIGIAGVARVRLSRL from the coding sequence ATGGTTTCGAAGGCAAAGCTGGCGATCCTCGGTCTCGCAGCAGCGGGCGCCGTCGGAGTGACGTTACAAGCCAGCACGCCCGCCGAAGCCCAGTCCGGTCGTGCCTCCTGGTACGGCCCCGGATTTCAGGGCCGGCGCACTGCGAACGGTGAGCGCTTCAACACGCACGCCTTCACGGCGGCTCATCGCCGCCTCCCCTTCGGCACCCGGGTTCGGGTCACCAACACGTCGAACGGCCGCTCGGTCGTGGTGCGCATCAACGATCGCGGCCCCTTCGTCGGCGGCCGGGTGATCGACCTGTCCCAGGCCTCCGCCCGGGCGATCGGCATCGCGGGCGTCGCCCGCGTGCGCCTCAGCCGCCTCTGA